The following proteins are co-located in the Silene latifolia isolate original U9 population chromosome 1, ASM4854445v1, whole genome shotgun sequence genome:
- the LOC141607879 gene encoding replication protein A 70 kDa DNA-binding subunit A-like — protein MATINLTEGAIMTMCNNDCEVNPVLQVTELRLVNTQNAMSTVERYRLIISDGVYSQQAMLATQHNALVKSGCLQQGSIIQILQFVCNTIQSRRIIIVVELEIVQEAYPLIGEPKQYLPPSPNDDIASPSVGQAGVVPGYAQHRTPYATGPGPTYRQSETGSLQQPKLEYGAPLNSYGRPSAINSDTGNYAINKGPPMYPKSDLPAGLTGSATGGSSYVGFNNARTDTSRAPPSTYARHQQPAYQQQPSMYMNRGPVAKNEAPSKIVPIAALNPYQGRWTIKARVTAKGELRHYNNPRGDGKVFSFDLLDSEGGEIRVTCFNAVVDQFYDMIEVGKVYLISKGTLKPAQKNFNHLSNDHELFLDTTSLVQPCYDDDGGIPRLQFHFRPISDIEGIDNQGVIDVIGVVTSISPTTSIMRKNGTETQKRSLQLKDMSGRSVELTMWGNFCNSEGQKLQNLCDTGNFPVLAVKAARVSDFNGKVLGTISSSQLFIEPDNPEAEELKVWFDQKGKNLPSVSISREMTSMGRTEARKTISQIKDEKLGTSEKPDWITVCATLSFIKMDNFCYTACPNLIGDRQCNKKVTNNGDGKWRCDRCDQSVDECDYRYILQVQIQDHTGSTWVTAFQECAEELLGMSAKDLFDLKYNSQDDDKFQEAIRATLFHKYIFKLKVKEETFSDEQRVKSTVVKAEKVNFVVESRSLFDSIHRVKSENMMSPSIGTKRSGFNQTGMHPNSTVRETGGYGLNKNTTQYGNQNSGGYGHNTNTTQYGNQYSGGYGGNSASGMHATCTSCGGTGHSSINCPSIINGPSQPSGPVVNQAVLGGSNTARCFKCQNVGHFAKDCPGLNNVPPAYGGGSGVSGRYGGAQRQHIGGY, from the exons ATGGCGACAATCAATCTAACCGAAGGAGCAATCATGACGATGTGCAACAACGATTGCGAAGTCAACCCGGTGTTACAGGTGACTGAATTACGCCTCGTTAATACCCAAAACGCAATGTCTACTGTCGAAAGGTATCGATTGATAATCTCCGATGGCGTTTACTCGCAGCAAGCTATGCTCGCTACACAACACAATGCTTTGGTTAAAAGTGGTTGCTTGCAGCAAGGATCTATCATTCAGATTCTTCAGTTTGTTTGTAATACTATTCAGTCTCGCAG GATCATCATTGTCGTGGAGCTGGAAATAGTACAAGAGGCATACCCCCTAATAGGAGAACCAAAGCAATATTTACCTCCAAGTCCTAATGATGATATAGCGTCACCCTCTGTAGGCCAAGCAGGCGTTGTTCCTGGGTATGCTCAACACAGGACACCTTATGCAACTGGCCCAGGCCCCACTTATCGTCAGAGTGAAACAGGGAGCTTACAGCAACCCAAACTGGAGTATGGTGCTCCGTTGAACTCTTATGGTAGGCCCTCTGCAATCAATTCAGACACGGGGAATTATGCCATAAATAAAGGACCTCCCATGTACCCTAAATCAGACTTACCAGCTGGCCTTACTGGAAGTGCTACTGGTGGTAGTTCATATGTTGGATTCAATAATGCCAGAACCGATACTTCACGTGCTCCTCCAAGTACTTATGCCCGACATCAACAACCAGCATATCAGCAACAACCATCTATGTACATGAACAGGGGACCCGTTGCCAAGAATGAAGCTCCGTCTAAGATAGTTCCAATTGCTGCTTTAAACCCTTACCAAGGTCGATGGACCATCAAAGCAAGAGTCACAGCAAAGGGTGAGCTTAGGCACTACAACAATCCTCGTGGAGATGGTAAAGTGTTTTCCTTTGATCTTTTGGATTCTGAGGGGGGAGAAATCCGAGTTACTTGCTTTAATGCTGTGGTAGATCAGTTTTACGACATGATTGAGGTCGGCAAAGTGTACCTGATATCCAAAGGAACCCTTAAACCTGCGCAGAAGAATTTTAATCACCTCTCTAATGATCATGAGCTATTTTTGGACACCACATCCTTGGTGCAGCCTTGTTATGATGATGATGGCGGAATTCCTAGGCTGCAATTTCATTTTCGTCCTATCAGTGATATTGAGGGAATAGATAACCAAGGTGTTATCGATGTAATTGGAGTCGTTACCTCAATCAGCCCAACGACTTCAATTATGAGGAAAAATGGAACTGAAACTCAGAAAAGGAGCCTTCAATTGAAGGACATGTCCGGTAGAAGTGTGGAACTGACAATGTGGGGAAATTTCTGTAATTCAGAAGGACAAAAGTTGCAAAATTTGTGTGATACTGGTAATTTCCCAGTTTTGGCGGTTAAGGCAGCTAGAGTCTCTGATTTCAACGGGAAGGTGTTGGGAACTATTTCTTCAAGCCAACTCTTTATAGAACCTGATAATCCCGAGGCTGAGGAGCTCAAGGTATGGTTTGACCAAAAAGGGAAAAACCTGCCTTCAGTCTCTATTTCAAGAGAGATGACAAGTATGGGTAGGACTGAAGCTCGAAAGACTATATCACAGATTAAGGATGAGAAGCTGGGAACATCTGAGAAACCTGATTGGATTACAGTCTGTGCCACCCTGTCATTTATAAAGATGGATAACTTCTGTTACACGGCATGTCCCAATTTAATTGGCGATCGTCAATGTAATAAAAAGGTAACAAACAATGGAGACGGGAAGTGGCGATGTGATAGATGTGATCAGTCAGTTGATGAATGTGACTACAGGTATATTCTCCAGGTTCAAATACAAGATCATACAGGTTCGACGTGGGTAACAGCCTTCCAGGAATGTGCTGAAGAGCTTTTGGGCATGTCTGCCAAAGATCTTTTTGATTTGAAATACAATAGTCAAGACGACGATAAATTTCAAGAGGCTATTCGAGCAACCCTCTTCCATAAATACATATTCAAGTTAAAGGTCAAGGAAGAGACTTTCAGCGATGAGCAGCGAGTTAAGTCAACTGTAGTCAAAGCCGAGAAGGTTAATTTTGTCGTTGAATCCAGGTCTCTCTTCGATTCGATCCACAGGGTCAAATCAGAGAACATGATGTCTCCTAGTATTGGTACAAAAAGATCTGGATTTAACCAAACTGGAATGCACCCTAATTCTACAGTTAGAGAAACGGGTGGATATGGACTTAATAAAAACACGACCCAATACGGAAATCAAAACAGTGGTGGATATGGACATAACACAAATACGACCCAGTACGGAAATCAATACAGTGGTGGATATGGAGGGAACAGTGCCTCTGGCATGCATGCTACCTGTACCAGCTGTGGTGGTACCGGCCATAGCTCGATTAATTGCCCTAGTATCATTAATGGCCCAAGTCAACCATCAGGACCAGTTGTGAATCAAGCAGTATTAGGTGGGAGCAATACTGCACGTTGctttaaatgtcaaaatgttgGACATTTTGCAAAAGATTGTCCGGGACTGAATAATGTACCTCCAGCTTATGGAGGCGGTAGTGGTGTCTCAGGTAGGTATGGTGGTGCTCAGAGACAGCACATTGGAGGCTACTAA